One window of the Rhizobiaceae bacterium genome contains the following:
- a CDS encoding universal stress protein: MYDHILIPTDGSEVAQIGVDQGLALARKHGGRVTAITVTEPMGGQFAFAHDLWSPNEAEVAVYDEAQRRVAAQILAAVKAKAEAAGVPIEVVHIPWRLPGRALIDAADERKCSLIVMSSHGRTGINQVLLGSQTAIVLAGAKVPVLVAR; encoded by the coding sequence ATGTACGATCACATCCTGATACCCACGGACGGCTCCGAGGTGGCGCAGATCGGCGTGGATCAAGGCCTTGCTCTGGCGAGGAAGCATGGAGGCCGGGTGACCGCCATAACCGTCACCGAGCCGATGGGCGGGCAGTTCGCGTTCGCCCATGACCTCTGGTCGCCAAACGAGGCGGAGGTTGCAGTCTACGACGAAGCCCAGCGCCGTGTCGCCGCGCAGATCCTCGCTGCCGTGAAGGCCAAGGCCGAAGCCGCGGGCGTTCCGATCGAAGTCGTTCATATCCCCTGGCGACTGCCCGGCCGCGCCCTCATCGATGCCGCGGACGAAAGGAAATGCTCCCTCATCGTCATGTCGTCGCATGGCAGAACCGGCATCAATCAGGTTCTTTTGGGAAGCCAGACGGCAATCGTCCTCGCAGGGGCAAAGGTGCCGGTGCTGGTGGCGCGATGA
- a CDS encoding Gfo/Idh/MocA family oxidoreductase — protein MPRILLLGTGGIAGQHVEEFGAAPECRIVACVDAVPGRASAFAALHGIERSFESLDEALAAGGFDAAINATPDGAHKATTLRLVAAGKHVFCEKPLAPNHADALEMTEAAEAAGLINMVNLTYRNSPALQQARSMVQAGEIGSLRHVEAGYRQSWLVAKSWGDWRVEEKWLWRLSSEHGSTGVLGDVGIHILDFATYGAADEVASLQADLVTFPKAAGNRIGDYTLDANDSVAMLARFGGGALATIVATRYATGNLNELTLMLHGTKGALRVETDGKRSHLAACLGAAVDKAVWSALPLEPVRRNARRFVDAVLSGENGDPSFRRAADMQRLIDAAFQSDRVGRRVETAVPEARIAP, from the coding sequence ATGCCGCGCATCCTGCTTCTGGGAACCGGCGGCATCGCCGGCCAGCATGTCGAGGAATTCGGGGCGGCGCCGGAATGCCGCATCGTCGCCTGCGTCGATGCCGTTCCCGGCCGCGCGTCGGCCTTTGCGGCGCTGCACGGCATCGAGCGGTCGTTCGAGAGCCTGGACGAGGCTTTGGCCGCCGGCGGCTTCGATGCGGCGATCAACGCAACGCCGGATGGAGCGCACAAGGCGACCACGCTCCGGCTGGTCGCCGCCGGCAAGCACGTCTTCTGCGAGAAGCCGCTGGCGCCGAACCATGCCGACGCGCTTGAGATGACGGAGGCGGCCGAGGCCGCCGGTCTTATCAACATGGTCAATCTCACCTATCGCAATTCGCCGGCGCTCCAGCAGGCGCGGTCGATGGTGCAGGCCGGCGAGATCGGGTCGCTGCGCCATGTCGAGGCAGGCTACCGCCAGAGCTGGCTCGTCGCGAAGTCGTGGGGCGACTGGCGGGTCGAGGAAAAATGGCTGTGGCGGCTGTCGAGCGAGCACGGCTCGACCGGCGTGCTCGGCGATGTCGGCATCCATATTCTCGACTTCGCCACCTATGGCGCCGCCGACGAGGTGGCGAGCCTGCAGGCGGATCTGGTCACCTTTCCCAAGGCAGCCGGCAATCGCATCGGCGATTACACGCTGGACGCAAACGACAGCGTCGCCATGCTGGCGCGCTTCGGGGGCGGGGCGCTGGCCACGATCGTCGCGACCCGCTACGCCACCGGCAATCTCAACGAACTGACGCTCATGCTGCATGGAACTAAAGGCGCGCTGCGCGTCGAGACGGACGGCAAGCGTTCCCATCTTGCGGCCTGTCTCGGCGCCGCCGTCGACAAAGCGGTGTGGAGCGCGCTGCCGCTGGAACCGGTCAGACGCAATGCCCGGCGCTTCGTCGACGCCGTGCTGTCCGGCGAGAACGGGGACCCTTCGTTCCGACGGGCGGCTGACATGCAGCGCCTGATCGATGCGGCGTTCCAGAGCGACCGGGTCGGCCGACGGGTGGAAACGGCTGTGCCGGAGGCCCGAATCGCGCCATAG
- a CDS encoding ThuA domain-containing protein produces MAIRTVVWGENVHEQMDESVRALYPEGMHATIAAALREDPGLQVSTATLQEPEHGLSEARLAETDVLTWWGHRAHQEVGDEVVERVQRRVWEGMGLIVLHSGHYSKIFRRLMGTPCSLKWREAGERERLWVVNRGHPIAAGLGEYVEIENTEMYGEPFAVPEPMETVFISWYEGGEVFRSGLTFQRGAGRIFYFSPGHETYPIYHNRDVQRVLRNAVNWAHNPTPRWTSITSAPNVPIEKAREKLVEKGARLESHGEGSR; encoded by the coding sequence ATGGCGATCAGGACAGTCGTTTGGGGCGAGAACGTCCATGAACAGATGGATGAAAGCGTGCGGGCGCTGTATCCGGAAGGCATGCACGCGACCATAGCCGCGGCGTTGCGGGAGGATCCCGGTCTGCAGGTTTCCACCGCGACGCTGCAGGAGCCGGAGCACGGCCTTTCGGAGGCGCGCCTGGCTGAAACCGACGTGCTGACATGGTGGGGCCACAGGGCCCATCAGGAGGTCGGCGACGAGGTCGTGGAGCGCGTCCAGCGCCGTGTATGGGAAGGCATGGGACTGATCGTCCTGCATTCGGGCCACTATTCGAAAATCTTCCGCCGGCTGATGGGCACGCCCTGCTCGCTGAAATGGCGCGAGGCCGGCGAGCGCGAAAGACTGTGGGTGGTGAACCGTGGCCATCCCATCGCGGCGGGCCTTGGCGAATATGTCGAGATCGAGAACACGGAAATGTACGGCGAGCCGTTCGCGGTGCCGGAACCCATGGAGACCGTCTTCATCTCCTGGTACGAGGGCGGCGAGGTGTTCCGCTCCGGCCTGACCTTCCAGCGCGGCGCGGGCCGGATCTTCTATTTCTCGCCCGGTCACGAGACCTATCCGATCTATCACAACAGGGATGTACAGCGGGTACTCCGCAATGCCGTGAACTGGGCGCACAATCCAACGCCGCGCTGGACGTCCATAACCAGCGCACCGAACGTGCCGATCGAGAAGGCGCGGGAAAAGCTGGTCGAAAAGGGTGCTCGGCTGGAGTCCCACGGCGAGGGTTCCCGCTGA
- a CDS encoding alpha/beta hydrolase, translating to MPMLKTRDATELYVKIWGEGRPVILMHGWPLSSSSWDDQALALAEAGFRAIAYDRRGFGRSDQPWHGYDYDTLADDLADVIEQTGAGDAAIVGFSMGGGEVARYMSRHGGKGVAKAALIASVVPYMLKTEDNRYGVPQSTFDEMMQGMKEDRAYFFDGFFKDFYGVGWFESPVSTEVVEWSRQIAMMAGLRPTLACAEAFATTDFRPDLPAFTVPTLIMHGTADKTVPIDTSARPAAAGIEGATLIEYPEAPHGLLATHKTQVAQDLIRFLSA from the coding sequence ATGCCGATGCTGAAGACGCGCGACGCGACGGAACTCTATGTCAAGATCTGGGGCGAAGGACGCCCGGTGATCCTCATGCATGGCTGGCCGCTGTCTTCCAGCAGCTGGGACGATCAGGCGCTGGCGCTTGCCGAAGCGGGCTTTCGGGCCATCGCCTACGACCGGCGCGGCTTCGGTCGCTCCGATCAGCCCTGGCATGGCTACGACTATGATACGCTGGCGGACGATCTGGCGGATGTGATCGAGCAGACGGGCGCCGGCGACGCCGCCATCGTCGGCTTCTCGATGGGCGGCGGCGAGGTCGCACGCTACATGTCGCGCCATGGCGGCAAGGGCGTCGCGAAGGCCGCGCTGATCGCGTCCGTCGTACCGTACATGCTGAAGACCGAGGACAATCGCTACGGCGTCCCGCAGTCGACCTTCGACGAGATGATGCAGGGCATGAAGGAGGACAGGGCCTATTTCTTCGACGGCTTCTTCAAGGATTTCTACGGTGTCGGCTGGTTCGAAAGCCCGGTCAGCACCGAAGTCGTGGAATGGTCGCGCCAGATTGCCATGATGGCGGGGCTGCGTCCTACGCTCGCTTGCGCCGAGGCGTTCGCCACCACCGATTTCCGCCCCGACCTGCCGGCCTTCACGGTGCCGACGCTGATCATGCACGGTACCGCCGACAAGACGGTTCCGATCGACACCTCGGCGCGGCCTGCCGCGGCGGGCATCGAAGGCGCGACGCTCATCGAGTATCCGGAGGCCCCGCATGGCCTGCTGGCCACGCACAAGACGCAGGTGGCGCAGGACCTGATCCGGTTCCTCTCGGCCTAG
- a CDS encoding MFS transporter: protein MNHSYRWVIVAAGGLLGCVAIGAMFSLPVFLRPISQDTGWSVTGISTAMTVGFLAMAAASMVWGGLSDRFGPRPVVLAGSVVLAASLALASRAGSLVEFQLLFGLLVGASTAAIFAPMMACVTGWFDTQRGLAVSLVSAGMGMAPMTMAPLAAWLVTVHDWRTSMLIIAGIASALMIPAALLVRRPPALEGGQEEMAADEPQPDMTVAQAVRSPQFITLMLANFFCCATHSGPIFHTVSYAVTCGIPMIAAVSIYSVEGLAGMGGRIAFGLLGDRFGAQRVLAIGLLAQAFGVLAYVFVSTLGPFYAVAALVGFIYAGTMPLYAVIIRENFPLKMMGTIIGGTAMAGSLGMSTGPLLGGLIYDRFDSYALMYIGSWGMGLAAVLILMAFRPFPKRQTEPAAYGMAA from the coding sequence ATGAACCATTCCTATCGCTGGGTGATCGTGGCGGCAGGCGGCCTGCTGGGTTGCGTGGCCATCGGCGCCATGTTCTCGCTGCCCGTTTTCCTGCGGCCGATATCGCAGGATACGGGCTGGTCCGTCACCGGCATTTCCACGGCGATGACGGTGGGCTTCCTCGCCATGGCGGCAGCCAGCATGGTCTGGGGCGGCCTTTCCGACCGGTTCGGCCCGCGCCCGGTGGTGTTGGCGGGATCGGTCGTGCTGGCGGCGAGCCTCGCGCTCGCCAGCCGGGCAGGCTCGCTGGTCGAGTTCCAGCTTCTGTTCGGGCTTCTGGTCGGTGCGTCGACAGCCGCCATCTTCGCGCCGATGATGGCCTGCGTGACCGGCTGGTTCGACACGCAACGCGGCCTTGCCGTCTCGTTGGTGTCCGCCGGCATGGGCATGGCGCCGATGACCATGGCCCCGCTCGCGGCCTGGCTGGTGACGGTCCATGACTGGCGCACCTCCATGCTTATCATCGCCGGAATCGCCTCGGCCCTGATGATCCCCGCAGCACTTCTCGTGCGCCGCCCGCCGGCGCTGGAGGGCGGGCAGGAGGAGATGGCGGCGGACGAGCCGCAACCGGATATGACGGTTGCGCAGGCGGTCCGCTCGCCGCAATTCATCACGCTGATGCTGGCGAACTTCTTCTGCTGCGCGACCCATTCCGGCCCGATCTTCCACACGGTGAGCTATGCGGTGACTTGCGGCATTCCGATGATCGCGGCCGTGTCGATCTACAGCGTCGAGGGACTGGCTGGCATGGGCGGCCGCATCGCCTTCGGTTTGCTCGGAGATCGCTTCGGCGCACAGCGCGTGCTGGCGATAGGGCTTCTGGCGCAGGCTTTCGGCGTGCTTGCCTATGTGTTCGTCTCGACGCTCGGCCCGTTCTATGCGGTGGCCGCGCTGGTCGGTTTCATCTATGCCGGCACCATGCCGCTCTACGCCGTCATCATCCGCGAGAATTTTCCGCTGAAGATGATGGGCACGATCATCGGCGGCACGGCGATGGCCGGCAGCCTCGGCATGTCGACCGGCCCGCTGCTCGGCGGCCTGATCTATGACCGGTTCGACTCCTACGCGCTGATGTATATCGGCTCGTGGGGCATGGGGCTGGCGGCTGTGCTGATCCTGATGGCGTTCCGGCCGTTCCCAAAAAGGCAGACGGAGCCGGCTGCCTACGGCATGGCGGCATAG
- a CDS encoding alpha/beta fold hydrolase: MRYRFGAFMLVPDTRELLAAGTALPIEPQVFDLLHHLVRERDRVVSQDELIEAVWNGRIVSDSAIGARVSAARSAIGDDGKRQQWIRTLPRRGFRFVGPVEVVDSQPQGTVSSPGGAAGPDRQRVAFCRSADGTRIAYATSGSGHPLVKAGHWLTHLEHDWHSPVWRPFLDRLNAQFHLVRYDQRGNGLSEWDVSDFSLDRFVEDLEAVVDACGVERFALYGTSQGAPIAIAYACRHPDRVSHLVLQGGYEKGRLVRATESDRAQAEAILTLMRHGWGKANSPFINAFATLFIPDGSREQIGSLVDLQRLTTSPQNAVAIRSAVDGFDVSDLLERIGVPTLVMHARDDGVQPLEQGYALAARIPNAEFLMLESRNHVILPEEKAWSVLFNGLARFILEAS, from the coding sequence ATGCGCTATCGGTTCGGAGCCTTCATGCTGGTGCCGGATACCCGCGAACTCCTCGCGGCGGGCACAGCGCTTCCGATCGAGCCGCAGGTCTTCGACCTCCTCCATCATCTGGTGAGGGAGCGGGACAGGGTGGTCTCGCAGGACGAGCTGATAGAGGCGGTCTGGAACGGACGCATCGTCTCGGACTCGGCTATCGGCGCCCGCGTCAGCGCCGCTCGCTCCGCCATAGGAGACGACGGCAAGCGCCAGCAATGGATCAGGACGCTGCCGCGGCGGGGCTTTCGCTTCGTCGGCCCGGTCGAAGTAGTGGATTCGCAACCGCAAGGCACGGTTTCATCGCCGGGCGGTGCAGCCGGCCCGGACCGCCAGCGCGTCGCCTTCTGCCGGTCGGCCGACGGGACGCGGATAGCCTACGCGACGAGCGGCAGCGGCCATCCGCTGGTGAAGGCGGGCCATTGGCTCACCCACCTCGAACACGACTGGCACAGTCCGGTGTGGCGGCCGTTCCTGGACAGGCTGAACGCGCAGTTCCATCTCGTGCGGTATGACCAGCGCGGCAATGGTCTCTCCGAATGGGACGTGTCGGACTTCTCGCTCGACCGCTTCGTGGAGGATCTAGAAGCTGTCGTCGATGCCTGCGGAGTCGAGCGCTTCGCGCTCTACGGCACCTCGCAGGGCGCGCCGATTGCCATTGCCTATGCCTGCCGCCATCCCGACAGGGTGAGCCATCTGGTGCTGCAGGGCGGCTACGAGAAGGGGCGCCTCGTCAGAGCCACGGAAAGCGACCGGGCGCAGGCGGAGGCCATCCTCACGCTGATGCGCCACGGCTGGGGCAAGGCGAACAGCCCGTTCATCAACGCCTTCGCCACACTGTTCATTCCCGACGGCAGCCGCGAGCAGATCGGCTCGCTTGTCGATCTGCAGCGGCTGACCACCTCGCCGCAGAACGCCGTGGCCATACGCTCTGCGGTCGACGGCTTCGATGTAAGCGACCTTCTGGAACGGATCGGCGTGCCGACGCTGGTGATGCATGCCCGCGACGACGGCGTGCAGCCGCTCGAACAGGGATATGCGCTCGCGGCCCGGATTCCCAACGCGGAATTCCTCATGCTTGAAAGCCGCAACCATGTCATCCTGCCCGAGGAAAAGGCATGGTCCGTGCTCTTCAACGGCCTTGCACGGTTCATCCTCGAAGCATCCTGA